A window from Tissierellales bacterium encodes these proteins:
- a CDS encoding HD domain-containing protein, with product MKKLSSKIFAIFISMLLTLFAMGIASYTATNTQTQHLYLTDLLGQEKYLLEKNIRETLHLGELALFAPDRFESQYERQYGLIQESSKSLDNLLEVLSSRRYILENGDVFLLDFTSEFNDVFSDATDKLISLWTQIKIDQDYLFSLDSTSNRIMYSNKLINLDNLSSELIKASDLVIKICEQAAEKQTHTSNLIQLFSISFSILVFIFLIIFIRSNFYKTIKNIKLVFKSMSLGDFKQFFSRKQDDEFKELYNNFNHFIDNLEFIFNLENNILEESRLDPMLLYIDSGFKKFMPFSSMSFQYIKDSKNTIAKHISNGNVSTINDCSQSLIKLETIATSNQKLYLPINNKNHMIGVLSFHFEKDIEQSSINFVKILEPKLTLGFYKVFLLDNLLGIVTRSLSEVTEARDPETGNHLIRMSKYSQIIAQKLHSQKYEPSIVDIDFVNNILITAPMHDIGKVGISDSILLKPGKLNEDERVIMNTHAEIGGKVLEHIDSQFKVFGINYFEQAVRIAYGHHEKYDGTGYPNGLSHKSIPIEARICAVADVFDALTSKRPYKEAFSIEKSLNILKEGREKHFDPNVLDAFFDSLDDILKIYDKYKEI from the coding sequence ATGAAAAAACTATCATCGAAAATATTTGCAATATTTATTTCAATGTTACTAACATTATTTGCTATGGGTATAGCATCATATACTGCAACAAATACCCAAACTCAGCATTTATACTTAACTGATTTGCTAGGTCAAGAAAAATATTTACTTGAAAAAAATATAAGGGAGACACTTCACTTAGGTGAACTAGCCTTGTTTGCTCCAGATAGATTTGAATCCCAATACGAACGACAATATGGTTTAATACAGGAATCTTCTAAATCCCTTGATAATCTTTTGGAAGTTTTATCATCAAGAAGATATATTCTAGAAAACGGTGATGTCTTTCTATTGGACTTCACAAGTGAATTTAATGATGTATTTTCTGATGCAACAGATAAATTGATATCACTTTGGACTCAAATAAAAATAGATCAAGACTATCTTTTCAGTCTTGATTCTACATCAAATAGGATTATGTATTCTAACAAACTTATAAACCTTGACAATCTATCTTCTGAACTAATAAAAGCGTCTGATTTGGTAATAAAAATCTGCGAACAAGCCGCTGAAAAACAAACACATACAAGCAATTTAATACAATTATTTAGCATTTCATTCTCTATACTAGTTTTTATATTTTTGATAATATTCATTAGATCAAATTTCTACAAAACCATAAAAAATATAAAGCTTGTATTTAAAAGTATGAGTCTTGGTGATTTCAAACAATTTTTTTCTAGAAAACAAGACGATGAATTTAAGGAACTATACAATAACTTCAATCATTTCATAGACAATCTAGAATTTATCTTTAATCTAGAAAATAACATACTAGAAGAATCCAGACTTGATCCTATGTTACTTTATATTGATTCTGGTTTTAAAAAGTTCATGCCGTTTAGTTCTATGAGTTTCCAGTATATAAAAGACAGCAAAAATACAATAGCAAAACATATATCAAATGGCAACGTTTCAACAATAAATGATTGCTCTCAATCTCTAATAAAACTAGAAACCATAGCAACATCCAATCAAAAACTTTATCTTCCCATAAACAACAAAAATCACATGATTGGAGTTTTATCGTTTCACTTTGAAAAAGACATAGAACAATCCTCTATAAACTTTGTCAAAATACTTGAACCTAAACTCACTCTTGGATTTTACAAGGTATTTTTGCTAGACAACCTTCTTGGAATCGTCACTAGGTCATTGTCTGAAGTTACTGAAGCTAGGGATCCTGAAACTGGAAATCACCTAATTAGAATGAGTAAATATAGTCAGATTATTGCTCAAAAATTACATTCACAAAAATATGAACCTTCTATAGTAGATATAGATTTTGTAAACAATATCCTTATTACTGCACCCATGCACGATATTGGCAAAGTAGGTATTTCGGATAGTATTCTCTTAAAACCTGGCAAACTGAATGAAGATGAGCGAGTTATAATGAATACACATGCAGAAATAGGTGGCAAAGTTCTAGAACACATTGATAGCCAATTCAAAGTTTTTGGTATAAATTACTTCGAACAGGCAGTTCGAATAGCTTATGGTCATCACGAAAAATACGATGGAACGGGTTATCCAAATGGACTTTCACATAAATCAATACCCATTGAGGCTAGAATATGTGCAGTAGCAGATGTATTCGATGCCCTAACTTCAAAAAGGCCATACAAAGAAGCTTTTTCTATAGAAAAAAGCCTAAATATATTAAAAGAAGGTCGTGAAAAACACTTCGATCCAAATGTTTTAGACGCCTTCTTCGATAGCCTAGATGATATTCTAAAAATTTATGACAAATACAAGGAGATTTAG
- a CDS encoding DUF975 family protein, whose translation MWSIGRVKKRAWEFLKKSYWTAFLISVITMFAISNSGAKTPGGIQVMAAISQISFLSQEIIEDSIDEYEYDDFENQEINETHKSYDSLFGDEDEESVSAGAHLFFIAIVIYYLMIVLLAFAFKIFFLGPLEVGCRRYFSRSMRDGESDLNEVSFGFKKGTYFKSVLGILLRDFYLFLWGVLPTVLFILIISISSVENHKSEYVSMLILAIVSSSIAAIVLVVKSYSYALVPYLLSEDESVGARKAIKMSRSLMKGNKFQLFLLQLSFIGWFALGVLVFFVGVIFVQPYYQMAMGAFYEEIREIGIRDGVM comes from the coding sequence ATGTGGAGTATAGGAAGGGTAAAAAAAAGAGCTTGGGAATTTTTAAAAAAATCGTATTGGACAGCATTTTTGATAAGTGTCATTACTATGTTTGCAATTAGTAATAGTGGAGCTAAAACTCCAGGTGGAATACAAGTAATGGCGGCAATAAGTCAGATTTCATTTTTGAGTCAAGAAATTATAGAAGATAGTATAGATGAATATGAGTATGATGATTTTGAAAATCAAGAGATTAACGAAACTCATAAGTCGTATGATTCTTTGTTTGGAGATGAAGATGAGGAATCAGTTTCTGCTGGAGCGCACTTGTTTTTTATCGCTATAGTAATTTATTATTTGATGATAGTATTGCTTGCATTTGCTTTTAAAATCTTCTTTTTAGGACCATTGGAAGTGGGATGTAGAAGATATTTTTCAAGGTCTATGCGAGATGGCGAAAGTGATTTAAATGAAGTTTCATTTGGCTTTAAAAAGGGAACATATTTTAAAAGTGTTTTAGGGATACTTTTGAGAGATTTCTATCTGTTTTTGTGGGGAGTGTTACCAACAGTATTGTTCATATTGATTATCAGTATTTCTTCAGTAGAGAATCATAAGAGTGAGTATGTAAGCATGTTAATATTGGCTATTGTTTCAAGTTCTATTGCAGCTATAGTTCTTGTTGTTAAAAGCTATAGTTATGCGCTAGTTCCATATTTACTATCTGAAGATGAATCTGTGGGAGCTAGAAAGGCAATAAAAATGAGTAGATCGCTTATGAAAGGAAATAAATTTCAGTTGTTTTTATTGCAATTATCATTTATAGGATGGTTTGCTTTGGGTGTACTTGTATTTTTTGTAGGGGTTATATTTGTACAGCCATACTATCAAATGGCTATGGGAGCATTTTATGAAGAAATACGTGAAATTGGTATTAGAGATGGTGTAATGTAA
- a CDS encoding DUF975 family protein: MWTIGGVKRKARKMMSRGYLPMLLVSLILMFTAQDANSAQRFLNFDKRALFTVNGIAFNIIALVGIYFVVQIFIIGPIGVGCWKYYIDLNRDGISKLSNLKFAFENGRYKNIVKGLFRKDVYLLFWSTIFVASIDIPFYISEAEIISWDMAMLLAIIAGIFTGVTLIIKTYAYMLVPMILVDRPNMENSEVVILSEQLMKGNKGNVCIFQLSFIGWILIGSIGSMMLIGNSNSIIINSIKGILVSFFVLPYIHGATSEIYEKIVEDREPYSRIELEKKEII; the protein is encoded by the coding sequence ATGTGGACAATAGGAGGAGTTAAAAGAAAGGCTAGAAAGATGATGTCAAGAGGATACTTGCCTATGCTTTTGGTGAGTTTAATATTGATGTTTACAGCACAGGATGCAAATAGTGCTCAAAGATTTTTAAATTTTGACAAAAGAGCATTATTTACAGTAAATGGAATAGCATTTAATATAATTGCGCTGGTAGGTATATATTTTGTTGTTCAAATATTCATAATTGGTCCAATAGGTGTTGGATGTTGGAAATATTATATAGATTTGAATAGAGATGGGATATCGAAATTATCGAATCTAAAATTTGCCTTTGAAAATGGTAGATACAAAAATATTGTAAAAGGTCTATTTAGAAAAGACGTTTATTTGCTGTTTTGGAGTACAATATTTGTAGCTAGTATAGACATACCATTTTATATTTCGGAAGCAGAAATAATTAGTTGGGATATGGCGATGTTATTAGCAATAATAGCAGGGATATTTACTGGGGTGACATTGATAATCAAGACATATGCATACATGTTAGTTCCTATGATCTTAGTAGATAGACCGAATATGGAAAATTCTGAAGTAGTAATTCTTAGTGAGCAACTCATGAAGGGAAACAAAGGAAATGTATGTATATTTCAATTATCTTTTATAGGATGGATTCTTATAGGAAGCATTGGTTCTATGATGCTGATTGGCAATTCTAATAGTATTATAATCAATTCAATAAAAGGAATACTCGTATCTTTTTTTGTTCTACCATATATTCACGGAGCTACGTCTGAAATTTACGAAAAAATAGTTGAAGATAGGGAGCCTTACAGTAGAATAGAGCTTGAAAAGAAAGAGATAATATAA
- a CDS encoding DUF975 family protein, which produces MWKIMDAKRKSISVMKRSYLAMLLVSLILVFSGGSTSYSSFKINFNFGGTNSIRTIVKDIESNEKVDSNTGFDSANFDEDLDNIKFSNRMEDLDFGNIFNEISSQMDESEREAFTIFSSVFFVVMAIIMLLVLSLKIFVLNPLGVGCWGYFIKNNRKGESDLNQVGAGFKRDSYMPVVKSIFRKNLYLFFWSLISLVGLLVFMLLTMSATYVTDLIWIIMLTFIVMFIGCIPVIIKRYSYRLVGMIVSDNPEIGSKRAIELSRQMMDGHKFKNWVFDLSFIGWYFLGALLLGFGICLVHPYYNGAMAEVYEKLRKNALESGIAEAWELGYSVDEEIVEDEQTSGLEDRISLEKKDSEDK; this is translated from the coding sequence ATGTGGAAGATAATGGATGCAAAGCGTAAGAGCATAAGCGTCATGAAGCGAAGTTATTTAGCTATGCTTTTAGTCAGTCTTATATTGGTATTTTCAGGTGGAAGTACATCTTATAGCAGTTTTAAAATTAATTTTAATTTTGGTGGAACTAATAGTATTAGAACTATAGTAAAGGATATAGAGTCTAACGAAAAAGTAGACTCAAATACTGGATTTGATAGTGCAAATTTTGATGAGGATTTAGATAATATAAAATTTAGCAATAGAATGGAAGATCTTGATTTTGGCAATATCTTCAATGAAATATCAAGTCAAATGGATGAGAGTGAACGCGAGGCATTTACTATTTTTTCATCTGTATTCTTTGTTGTTATGGCGATAATTATGCTTTTGGTATTGTCATTAAAAATATTCGTACTCAATCCACTTGGAGTAGGCTGTTGGGGATATTTTATAAAAAACAATAGAAAGGGCGAAAGTGATTTAAATCAAGTGGGTGCAGGTTTTAAGAGAGATAGTTATATGCCTGTAGTAAAGTCTATATTTAGAAAAAATTTGTATTTATTTTTCTGGAGTCTTATTTCATTAGTAGGTCTTCTTGTATTTATGCTTTTAACTATGAGTGCAACATATGTTACTGATTTGATTTGGATAATAATGCTTACATTTATCGTTATGTTTATAGGGTGTATTCCTGTAATCATAAAGAGATATTCATATCGTTTAGTTGGGATGATAGTAAGTGATAATCCAGAGATAGGAAGTAAGAGGGCTATAGAACTTAGTAGACAAATGATGGACGGACATAAGTTTAAAAACTGGGTTTTTGATTTATCTTTCATAGGTTGGTACTTTTTGGGAGCACTTTTGCTGGGATTTGGAATTTGTCTAGTACATCCATACTACAATGGAGCGATGGCAGAAGTTTATGAGAAACTTAGAAAAAATGCATTAGAATCTGGAATCGCAGAAGCTTGGGAATTGGGTTATAGTGTAGATGAAGAGATAGTTGAAGATGAACAAACATCTGGACTTGAAGACAGAATATCATTAGAAAAGAAAGATTCTGAAGATAAGTAA
- a CDS encoding DUF975 family protein: protein MWSRAGVKERSKKMMSQNYFKMLIVGIILVISEAGFNNIRSLESLIDELFVKHTYGYVELDAQIALITVGIAMIGFLVLNPLSVGVWKYYIDLNRDGHSDFSKLKFGFERDNYKSIVKSLFRRDLYLIFWGLFLIASKVIASSLTNAYIIEASYGTLINIVFGIPFTILLWSKILEYMLVPLILVDKPNIENSEPVRLSSKLMNRNKWDVFVYYLSFMGWSILIGMVVLFLIVAIRDSVALILSLPLLTLLIPYINGGIAEIYEILIEYSDFNFKSEKKDVI, encoded by the coding sequence ATGTGGAGTAGAGCCGGAGTCAAAGAGCGAAGCAAGAAAATGATGAGTCAAAATTACTTTAAAATGCTTATTGTGGGAATTATACTTGTTATATCAGAGGCAGGTTTCAACAATATTAGATCGCTTGAAAGCCTCATAGATGAGCTGTTCGTGAAACATACGTATGGATACGTAGAATTGGATGCCCAAATAGCATTAATTACAGTAGGAATTGCAATGATAGGCTTTCTTGTACTTAATCCTCTCAGCGTAGGTGTTTGGAAATACTATATAGACTTAAATAGGGATGGTCATTCTGATTTTAGCAAGCTGAAATTTGGGTTTGAAAGAGACAACTATAAAAGCATAGTAAAGAGTTTGTTTAGAAGAGATTTATACCTTATTTTCTGGGGGTTATTTCTAATAGCCAGTAAGGTTATAGCTAGTAGTTTAACAAATGCATATATTATAGAGGCAAGTTATGGGACTCTTATAAACATAGTATTTGGAATACCATTTACAATCCTATTATGGTCAAAAATATTAGAGTACATGTTAGTTCCTCTCATATTAGTAGATAAACCTAATATTGAAAATTCTGAGCCAGTTAGATTAAGTTCTAAACTCATGAATAGAAATAAATGGGATGTATTTGTGTACTATTTGTCATTTATGGGATGGAGTATATTGATAGGAATGGTAGTATTATTTTTGATTGTTGCAATTAGAGATAGTGTAGCATTGATATTATCACTGCCACTTCTTACATTGCTGATTCCTTACATAAATGGTGGAATAGCTGAGATTTATGAAATATTGATTGAGTACTCGGATTTTAATTTCAAATCCGAGAAAAAGGATGTAATTTAG